The following are encoded together in the Streptomyces tsukubensis genome:
- a CDS encoding acyl-CoA dehydrogenase family protein produces MADCMLEEDLYRFEELLDEGERATLHRVRAFLREEVAPHADEWWGKAAFPHHLIPRYGELGIAGMSFEECGATAPASSLLSGFIAMEMARVDASMATFYGVHAGLAMGSIARCGSARQRERWLPAMGRMERIGAFALTEPQGGSDVAAGLRTTARREGDTWVLNGAKRWIGNATFADLVVVWARDVDSEGKVLGFVVDSSTPGFSATRIENKIALRTVENADVVLDDCRVPEADRLQEAHGFRDTADVLRHTRSGVAWEAVGVMLAAYRIALDYTREREQFGGPVARFQLVQDLLVRMLSDATSCLGMVVRLAQLEDAGTFRDEHSAMAKAHCTTRMREVVGWGRELLAGNGIVLDYSIGRFVADAEALYSYEGTREINTLITGRAVTGLGAFV; encoded by the coding sequence ATGGCTGACTGCATGCTGGAAGAGGACCTCTACCGGTTCGAGGAACTGCTGGACGAAGGGGAGCGCGCGACGCTCCACCGCGTCCGGGCGTTCCTGCGGGAGGAAGTGGCTCCCCACGCCGACGAGTGGTGGGGAAAGGCGGCCTTTCCCCACCATCTGATCCCCCGCTACGGAGAGCTGGGCATCGCGGGCATGTCCTTCGAGGAGTGCGGCGCCACCGCCCCGGCGAGCAGCCTGCTCAGCGGCTTCATCGCGATGGAGATGGCCCGTGTCGACGCGTCGATGGCCACGTTCTACGGGGTGCACGCGGGGCTCGCCATGGGAAGCATCGCCCGGTGCGGTTCGGCGCGGCAGCGCGAGCGCTGGCTGCCTGCGATGGGCCGCATGGAACGGATCGGTGCTTTCGCGCTGACAGAACCACAGGGCGGATCGGACGTCGCCGCTGGACTGCGCACCACCGCGCGGCGGGAAGGCGACACCTGGGTGCTCAACGGTGCGAAGCGGTGGATCGGCAACGCCACCTTCGCCGACCTCGTCGTCGTCTGGGCCAGGGACGTGGACAGCGAGGGGAAAGTGCTCGGCTTCGTGGTCGACAGCTCCACGCCCGGCTTCTCCGCCACCCGTATCGAGAACAAGATCGCCCTGCGGACGGTGGAGAACGCCGATGTCGTGCTGGACGACTGCCGGGTCCCCGAGGCGGACCGCCTTCAGGAGGCCCACGGATTCCGTGACACGGCGGACGTCCTGCGCCACACCCGCAGCGGCGTGGCCTGGGAGGCCGTCGGTGTGATGCTGGCGGCCTACCGCATCGCCCTCGACTACACCCGCGAGCGTGAGCAGTTCGGAGGACCCGTCGCCCGCTTCCAACTGGTCCAGGATCTCCTGGTCCGCATGTTGAGCGATGCCACCTCCTGTCTCGGCATGGTGGTGCGGCTCGCCCAGTTGGAGGACGCGGGGACCTTCCGTGACGAGCACTCGGCGATGGCGAAGGCGCACTGCACCACGCGTATGCGCGAGGTCGTCGGGTGGGGGCGTGAACTCCTCGCGGGCAACGGCATCGTGCTCGACTACAGCATCGGCCGTTTCGTCGCCGACGCGGAGGCCCTCTACTCCTACGAGGGGACCAGGGAGATCAACACCCTCATCACCGGTCGCGCGGTGACCGGCCTCGGCGCCTTCGTCTGA
- a CDS encoding aminotransferase class I/II-fold pyridoxal phosphate-dependent enzyme, which produces MTTEPSSDSLEGLLDSARHDYKALGSRGLSLDLTRGKPAPAQLDLSDELLSLPNGRYTSADGTDVRNYGGLQGLPELREIFAEVLGVPVGQLLAAGNSSLELMHDCLVHALLSVVPGAESRWVDQERIAFLCPVPGYDRHFSLCRRFGIDMIPVPMTDAGPDMDVVERLVAEDPAVKGIWCVPKYSNPDGVCYSDETVERLAGMRTAAPDFRIFWDNAYAVHHLTDERVEIADLLAACAASGNTDRVFVFGSTSKITAAGAGVAFFGSSPANVEWLLGNNSKRSIGPDKINQLRHVMFLRDADGVRAHMERQRALLQPKFEAVGRILDAELGGTGLAEWTSPKGGYFVTLETEEGCAKEVVRRAGEAGIVLTPAGATHPHGDDPRDAVIRIAPSYPTLEELEQAILGLTVCVRLVGYERRQGLD; this is translated from the coding sequence ATGACCACCGAGCCCAGCTCCGACAGCTTGGAAGGGCTGCTCGACAGCGCCAGGCACGACTACAAGGCGCTCGGAAGCCGCGGGCTCTCCCTCGACCTCACCCGGGGGAAGCCGGCCCCGGCGCAGCTCGATCTCTCCGACGAACTGCTGAGCCTGCCGAATGGGCGGTACACCTCCGCCGACGGGACGGACGTACGCAACTACGGCGGGCTCCAGGGGCTGCCGGAACTCAGGGAGATATTCGCCGAGGTGCTCGGGGTGCCGGTGGGGCAGCTCCTGGCGGCGGGCAACTCCAGCCTTGAGCTGATGCACGACTGTCTGGTGCACGCCCTCCTCAGTGTGGTGCCCGGCGCGGAGTCCCGGTGGGTGGACCAGGAGAGGATCGCCTTCCTGTGCCCCGTCCCCGGCTACGACCGGCACTTCTCGCTCTGCCGGCGGTTCGGGATCGACATGATCCCCGTACCGATGACGGACGCGGGACCCGACATGGACGTGGTCGAACGGCTCGTCGCCGAGGATCCCGCCGTCAAGGGCATCTGGTGCGTGCCGAAGTACAGCAACCCGGACGGTGTCTGCTACAGCGACGAGACCGTGGAGCGCCTTGCGGGGATGCGGACCGCGGCGCCCGACTTCCGGATCTTCTGGGACAACGCCTACGCCGTGCACCACCTCACCGACGAGCGGGTGGAGATCGCCGACCTGCTCGCCGCCTGCGCCGCCTCGGGCAACACGGACCGGGTCTTCGTCTTCGGCTCCACGTCCAAGATCACCGCGGCGGGGGCGGGCGTCGCCTTCTTCGGATCCTCGCCCGCCAACGTGGAGTGGCTGCTCGGCAACAACTCCAAGCGCTCCATCGGCCCCGACAAGATCAACCAGCTCCGGCATGTGATGTTCCTGCGGGACGCGGACGGCGTCAGGGCGCACATGGAGCGCCAGCGCGCCCTGCTCCAGCCGAAGTTCGAGGCCGTGGGGCGCATTCTCGACGCGGAACTCGGCGGCACGGGGCTGGCCGAGTGGACCTCGCCCAAGGGTGGCTACTTCGTCACGCTGGAGACCGAGGAGGGCTGTGCGAAGGAGGTCGTCCGCCGGGCCGGGGAGGCGGGTATCGTCCTGACCCCCGCCGGGGCCACCCACCCCCACGGCGACGACCCGCGTGACGCCGTCATCCGGATCGCCCCCAGCTACCCGACGCTCGAAGAGCTGGAGCAGGCGATCCTCGGGCTGACCGTGTGCGTACGGCTGGTGGGGTACGAGCGGCGGCAGGGACTGGACTGA
- a CDS encoding methyltransferase, with product MTEPTAEKSWHDSGDLTLLEEAVEQVRSGSPDRVLATLAPGLFAEELASLAAHCVLAHAAVLVFPPTQAALVRALRERGATPGEALPSVVVRDRLAARYGTRPGDLSVSIVRAAVETDEGGRGEIEVFVLPAARGGEFDHLAARERDERNESHLALAITSSDDVVLAGLLATLTGRGGMRVDGGGHNPYEDVTVFYLSAGTKVAPADGTRTPSYGRLELQARGHRPRLLAAHLAKAPEEPAKKVLRVITGAWRTQAVATAAELALFDHVRVPEEGPATGVEELAERTGTDRDSLARLLRYLAELELVATDAGGYRLTGAGALLRTGAEHSMRPLALLYGGPFYESFGELSHSVRTGGDAFARRFGAHHFAYFAGHPVWNGLFDRAMAATAPMFAPVAEALDRAGTDLVVDVAGGNGELLALVLGKVPGLRGVLLERAHAVEAARSRLEAEGCADRCAFVVGDFTREVPGGGDAYLLSRVLHDWDDERCLAILRRCADAMPDHAELFVLERLLPEEGETSLAVSWDVHMLCNVGGRERTLDQYRSLLARTGFTLSEVRALPLDGSLLRARLGARNPGAGPVSATATGRGEQ from the coding sequence ATGACCGAGCCGACCGCCGAGAAGTCATGGCACGATTCCGGGGACCTGACGCTGCTGGAGGAGGCCGTGGAGCAGGTCCGCAGCGGCAGTCCCGACCGGGTACTCGCGACGCTCGCGCCCGGCCTCTTCGCCGAGGAGCTCGCGTCCCTGGCAGCGCACTGCGTGCTGGCACACGCCGCCGTGCTGGTCTTTCCCCCCACACAGGCCGCACTGGTGCGGGCACTGCGGGAGCGGGGCGCGACGCCGGGCGAGGCCCTCCCGAGTGTGGTCGTCCGCGACAGGCTGGCCGCCCGGTACGGGACGCGTCCAGGTGATCTGTCCGTCTCCATCGTCCGGGCCGCCGTGGAGACGGACGAGGGCGGGCGCGGCGAGATCGAGGTCTTCGTCCTCCCGGCCGCCCGGGGCGGTGAGTTCGACCACCTCGCCGCACGGGAACGCGACGAGCGCAACGAATCACACCTCGCGCTGGCGATCACCTCGTCCGACGACGTCGTCCTCGCGGGGCTGCTCGCGACACTGACAGGGCGGGGTGGGATGAGGGTGGACGGCGGCGGCCACAACCCGTACGAGGACGTGACCGTGTTCTACCTCAGCGCGGGGACCAAGGTCGCCCCCGCCGACGGCACCCGCACCCCGTCCTACGGGCGGCTGGAACTCCAGGCGCGAGGGCACCGCCCGCGGCTGCTCGCCGCACACCTGGCGAAGGCCCCCGAGGAGCCGGCCAAGAAAGTGCTGCGCGTCATCACGGGTGCCTGGCGGACCCAGGCCGTCGCCACCGCCGCGGAACTGGCTCTCTTCGACCACGTACGGGTCCCGGAGGAAGGCCCCGCGACCGGCGTGGAAGAGTTGGCGGAGCGGACAGGAACCGACCGTGACAGCCTGGCCAGGCTGCTGCGCTACCTGGCCGAGCTGGAACTGGTCGCGACCGACGCCGGAGGCTACCGGCTCACCGGAGCCGGTGCACTGCTGCGCACCGGGGCCGAACACTCGATGCGGCCCCTCGCGCTGCTCTACGGCGGACCGTTCTACGAGTCGTTCGGGGAGCTGAGCCACTCCGTCCGCACGGGCGGCGACGCGTTCGCCCGCCGTTTCGGCGCGCACCACTTCGCCTACTTCGCGGGGCACCCCGTGTGGAACGGGCTGTTCGACCGTGCGATGGCCGCCACGGCCCCCATGTTCGCGCCGGTCGCCGAGGCCCTCGACCGGGCGGGCACCGACCTCGTCGTCGACGTGGCCGGCGGCAACGGGGAACTGCTCGCCCTGGTCCTCGGCAAGGTACCCGGGCTCCGTGGTGTCCTGCTGGAACGAGCCCACGCCGTGGAGGCCGCCCGGTCCAGGCTGGAGGCCGAGGGCTGCGCCGATCGCTGTGCCTTCGTCGTCGGTGACTTCACCCGGGAGGTGCCGGGCGGAGGTGACGCCTATCTGCTCTCCCGGGTGCTGCACGACTGGGACGACGAACGGTGCCTGGCCATCCTGCGCCGCTGCGCGGACGCGATGCCCGACCACGCGGAACTGTTCGTACTGGAGAGGCTGCTGCCCGAGGAGGGGGAGACCTCGTTGGCGGTCTCCTGGGACGTGCACATGCTCTGCAACGTGGGGGGCCGCGAGCGGACACTCGACCAGTACAGGAGCCTGCTGGCCCGTACCGGTTTCACACTGTCCGAGGTGCGTGCCCTGCCGCTGGACGGCTCGCTTCTGCGGGCCCGTCTCGGTGCGCGGAACCCGGGAGCCGGGCCGGTGAGTGCGACAGCCACCGGCCGAGGGGAGCAGTAG
- a CDS encoding ferredoxin, which produces MHITIEEDKCCGAGQCVLVAPEVFDQRDEDGVVVTLDTRPPQELQEAVREATAVCPAAAIEVHA; this is translated from the coding sequence ATGCACATCACCATCGAGGAAGACAAGTGCTGCGGAGCCGGCCAGTGCGTGCTGGTCGCGCCCGAAGTCTTCGACCAGCGTGACGAGGACGGCGTGGTCGTCACGCTGGACACCCGACCGCCACAGGAGCTCCAGGAGGCCGTGCGCGAAGCGACGGCCGTGTGCCCCGCGGCGGCGATCGAGGTGCACGCGTGA
- a CDS encoding NAD(P)/FAD-dependent oxidoreductase, protein MTALDRVVVVGASAAGLAAAEGLRRSGYAGSLVLVGEEEHLPYDRPPLSKQLLAGDWDIDRVRLRAPDAYEALDMEVRLHSRAASLEAGAHTLRLDSGEEIGYDAAVVATGVRPRVLPGTEGVAGVHVLRTLEDALALKASLANRPRVVIVGGGFIGAEAAAVARRLECEVTLVTDQAVPMADALGVEIGSMLTALHQRHGVRIVTGALVESVTTEDGRATGVRLADGRTVPGDSVVVGIGTLPNTEWLAGSGIPLGNGVECDATLHAGNDVWAAGDVASWPDPVTGERLRIEHRTNAGEQGLAVARNLLAGSDATPFTTVPYVWSDQYDLKIQIYGRTRGADQVHIAEGSVEEGKFTALYARGGRVVAAVGANMVRPLRALRPLVAAHTEWETALAATPTAAAPRNVTPPSGTAA, encoded by the coding sequence GTGACGGCCCTCGACCGGGTGGTCGTCGTCGGCGCGTCCGCCGCAGGGCTGGCCGCGGCCGAGGGACTTCGACGCTCCGGTTACGCGGGGAGCCTCGTCCTCGTGGGCGAGGAGGAGCACCTCCCCTACGACCGCCCGCCGCTCTCGAAGCAACTCCTCGCAGGGGACTGGGACATCGACCGGGTAAGGCTGCGCGCACCGGACGCCTACGAGGCCCTGGACATGGAGGTCAGACTCCACTCCCGGGCCGCCTCGCTGGAGGCCGGCGCCCATACCCTGCGCCTCGACTCGGGCGAGGAGATCGGTTACGACGCGGCTGTCGTCGCCACCGGCGTACGCCCCCGCGTCCTGCCGGGCACCGAGGGCGTGGCCGGCGTCCACGTCCTGCGCACGCTGGAGGACGCTCTCGCCCTCAAGGCGTCCCTGGCGAACCGGCCACGGGTGGTCATCGTCGGCGGCGGCTTCATCGGCGCCGAGGCGGCAGCCGTCGCAAGGCGCCTTGAGTGCGAGGTCACGCTGGTCACGGACCAGGCGGTGCCGATGGCCGACGCGCTCGGCGTCGAGATCGGCTCCATGCTGACCGCCCTGCACCAGCGGCACGGTGTGCGGATCGTGACCGGGGCCCTGGTCGAGTCCGTCACCACCGAGGACGGCCGCGCCACCGGTGTGCGCCTCGCGGACGGCCGCACGGTCCCCGGGGACTCCGTCGTCGTCGGCATCGGAACGCTTCCCAACACGGAATGGCTGGCGGGCAGCGGCATCCCCCTCGGGAACGGCGTCGAGTGTGACGCCACCCTGCACGCGGGCAACGACGTGTGGGCGGCCGGCGACGTGGCCTCCTGGCCCGACCCTGTGACAGGGGAGCGGCTGCGTATCGAGCACCGCACCAACGCCGGGGAACAGGGACTCGCGGTCGCCCGCAACCTGCTCGCGGGATCGGACGCCACTCCCTTCACCACCGTTCCCTACGTCTGGTCCGACCAGTACGACCTGAAGATCCAGATCTATGGGCGCACCCGTGGCGCGGACCAGGTGCACATCGCGGAAGGGAGCGTCGAGGAGGGGAAGTTCACGGCGCTGTACGCGCGTGGGGGCCGGGTCGTCGCAGCCGTGGGGGCCAACATGGTCCGCCCCCTGCGCGCACTGCGGCCTCTCGTCGCCGCGCACACGGAGTGGGAAACGGCCCTGGCGGCGACCCCGACGGCGGCGGCTCCGCGGAACGTCACTCCACCTTCGGGGACAGCTGCGTGA
- a CDS encoding MarR family winged helix-turn-helix transcriptional regulator produces the protein MLTEARRWFEEALLASLEESGVAPVSPTQVHLFAVLDERGTTVSELARRMGVTRQTAHQAVHGLVAAGLLSRVPDPASGRPRLIRRTAEGARTHQEAGDILERVENELALRAALETPWGPPPVLRG, from the coding sequence TTGCTCACGGAAGCCAGACGTTGGTTCGAGGAGGCGCTGCTCGCGTCCTTGGAGGAGTCCGGTGTGGCACCGGTGTCGCCGACGCAGGTCCACCTCTTCGCCGTACTCGATGAGCGGGGCACCACGGTGTCGGAGCTGGCCAGGCGGATGGGGGTCACCCGGCAGACCGCCCACCAGGCCGTTCATGGACTGGTGGCGGCCGGGCTGCTTTCTCGGGTCCCCGATCCCGCCTCCGGTCGCCCACGGTTGATCCGTCGCACCGCCGAGGGTGCACGCACCCATCAAGAGGCCGGGGACATCCTCGAACGGGTGGAGAACGAACTGGCGCTGCGCGCCGCCCTGGAGACACCTTGGGGGCCGCCGCCCGTCCTGCGGGGATGA
- a CDS encoding MFS transporter, whose amino-acid sequence MDTSENSTDVDPRETAAEGERPPRRGWRRWAMDTRPLRIPAYRRLWSSTIVTAVGSQLTAVAVPKQIYDITGSSAWVGAASMAGLLPLIVFALWGGAVADSMDRRKLLLITNCGIAVTSVLFWLQAAIKIDSVVVLMVLLALQQAFWGLNAPARNASIARLVPEGELAAANALGSTVMQTGQVVGPLLAGVLIPVIGLPELYLIDALALCVTVWAVYRLPSLPPLDLTTKRRAGVREIVAGFRYISAHKVLLLSFVADIIAMVFGMPRALFPQLAGETYAPYGEGLALGLLFAAIPIGAVLGGVFSGTFSRARRHGWMVIGAVVAWGAAITGFGLSGSLWLAVVFLALAGVADMVSMAFRGAILLSAATDEMRGRMQGVFTVVVAGGPRLADVLHGSAGSAFGPGAAVAGGGFLVVAMMVVLACAVPALRRYRI is encoded by the coding sequence GTGGACACCAGCGAGAACAGCACCGACGTCGACCCGCGCGAGACCGCGGCGGAGGGGGAACGACCGCCTCGGCGCGGCTGGCGCCGCTGGGCCATGGACACCCGGCCCCTGCGCATCCCCGCCTACCGCCGCCTGTGGTCCTCGACCATCGTCACGGCCGTGGGCAGCCAGCTCACCGCCGTCGCCGTACCCAAGCAGATCTACGACATCACCGGCTCGTCGGCGTGGGTCGGCGCCGCGAGCATGGCAGGACTGCTGCCACTGATCGTGTTCGCGCTGTGGGGCGGGGCGGTCGCCGACAGCATGGACCGCCGCAAACTCCTGCTGATCACCAACTGCGGAATCGCCGTCACCTCGGTCCTGTTCTGGCTCCAGGCCGCCATCAAGATCGACTCGGTCGTCGTGCTGATGGTGCTGCTCGCGCTGCAACAGGCCTTCTGGGGCCTCAACGCCCCGGCCCGCAACGCCTCCATCGCCCGCCTGGTACCCGAGGGAGAGCTGGCCGCGGCCAACGCCCTCGGCTCGACCGTCATGCAGACGGGTCAGGTGGTGGGGCCGCTGCTCGCCGGTGTCCTCATACCGGTCATCGGCCTGCCCGAGCTGTACCTCATCGATGCGCTGGCGCTGTGCGTCACGGTATGGGCGGTCTACCGTCTGCCCTCGCTGCCGCCGCTCGACCTGACGACCAAGCGACGGGCGGGGGTGCGCGAGATAGTCGCCGGCTTCCGTTACATATCGGCGCACAAGGTGCTGTTGCTCTCCTTCGTCGCCGACATCATCGCCATGGTGTTCGGTATGCCTCGGGCGCTCTTCCCCCAGCTCGCCGGCGAGACCTACGCTCCGTACGGCGAAGGGCTCGCGCTCGGTCTGCTGTTCGCGGCGATCCCCATCGGCGCGGTGCTCGGCGGGGTGTTCTCCGGTACGTTCTCCCGGGCCAGACGCCACGGCTGGATGGTGATCGGAGCGGTTGTCGCCTGGGGCGCGGCCATCACCGGTTTCGGGCTGAGCGGCAGCCTGTGGCTCGCGGTGGTCTTCCTGGCGCTGGCCGGGGTCGCCGACATGGTCTCGATGGCCTTCCGCGGGGCGATTCTGCTGTCCGCCGCCACCGACGAGATGCGCGGACGGATGCAGGGTGTCTTCACGGTCGTCGTCGCGGGCGGGCCCCGGCTCGCCGATGTCCTGCACGGCTCCGCGGGCTCGGCCTTCGGGCCCGGCGCGGCGGTGGCGGGCGGTGGGTTCCTCGTCGTGGCCATGATGGTGGTTCTGGCGTGCGCGGTGCCCGCGCTGCGCCGCTACCGCATCTGA
- the gap gene encoding type I glyceraldehyde-3-phosphate dehydrogenase, which produces MTRIAINGFGRIGRNVLRALLERDSDLDVVAVNDLTEPATLARLLAYDTTAGRLGRPVNVEGNALVVDGRRIAVLAEREPAQLPWGELGVDIVLESTGRFTSAKAARAHIDAGAKRVLVSAPADGADVTLAYGVNTDAYDPAAHTVVSNASCTTNALAPLAAVLDGLAGIEHGFMTTVHAYTQEQNLQDGPHRDPRRARAAGVNIVPTTTGAAKAIGLVLPNLDGKLSGDSIRVPVPVGSIVELNTTVARDVTRDDVLAAYRAAADGPLAGVLAYSEEPLVSSDITGDPASAIFDSALTRVDGRHVKVVAWYDNEWGFSNRVIDTLELLAGN; this is translated from the coding sequence ATGACTCGCATCGCCATCAACGGATTCGGCCGCATCGGACGCAACGTGCTGCGCGCGCTGCTCGAACGCGACAGTGACCTCGATGTGGTCGCCGTCAACGACCTCACCGAGCCCGCCACCCTCGCGCGGCTGCTCGCCTACGACACGACGGCCGGCCGGCTCGGCCGCCCGGTGAACGTCGAAGGGAACGCCCTCGTCGTCGACGGCCGTCGTATCGCCGTGCTCGCCGAGCGGGAACCGGCCCAGCTGCCGTGGGGCGAGCTCGGCGTCGACATCGTGCTGGAGTCGACAGGACGCTTCACCTCGGCCAAGGCCGCCCGCGCCCACATCGACGCGGGCGCGAAGCGGGTACTCGTCAGCGCGCCCGCGGACGGCGCGGACGTCACACTCGCGTACGGCGTCAACACCGACGCGTACGACCCGGCGGCCCACACCGTCGTCTCGAACGCCTCGTGCACGACCAACGCGCTGGCGCCACTGGCCGCGGTGCTCGACGGTCTCGCGGGCATCGAGCACGGCTTCATGACGACGGTGCACGCCTACACACAGGAACAGAACCTGCAGGACGGGCCGCACAGGGACCCCCGCAGGGCTCGCGCCGCCGGCGTCAACATCGTGCCGACCACGACGGGCGCGGCCAAGGCGATCGGCCTCGTACTGCCGAACCTCGACGGCAAACTGTCGGGCGACTCGATCCGCGTGCCCGTTCCGGTGGGCTCGATCGTCGAGCTCAACACGACCGTCGCCCGCGACGTGACGCGCGACGACGTGCTCGCGGCGTACCGCGCGGCGGCGGACGGGCCACTCGCGGGCGTACTCGCCTACTCCGAAGAGCCGCTCGTCTCCTCCGACATCACCGGCGACCCGGCCTCGGCGATCTTCGACTCCGCCCTGACCAGGGTCGACGGCCGTCACGTCAAGGTGGTCGCCTGGTACGACAACGAGTGGGGCTTCTCGAACCGCGTGATCGATACGCTCGAACTCCTCGCGGGCAACTGA
- a CDS encoding GlxA family transcriptional regulator, with translation MSVSPRHRVAVLVLEGAKPLDVGIPAQVFTTRASMPYEVRVCGAQPGIVTGGDGLSYHVAHGLQALQWADIVFVPGYRFPDRDDPPRVVVDALIAAHDRGARLAAISTGAFAVAATGLLDGKRATTHWHYTRALAAKRPLVRVDENVLFVDEGSVLTSAGAASGIDLCLHILRGDLGVSASNHAARRLVAAPYRSGGQAQYVPRSVPEPLGERFAATREWALHRLGEPLTLDMLARHAAVSPRTFSRRFVEDTGYTPMQWVMRARIDMARELLERSQLGVEQIAADVGLGTGVNLRLHFQRLLDTTPSEYRRTFAQGE, from the coding sequence GTGTCCGTCTCACCCCGGCATCGCGTCGCCGTCCTCGTGCTCGAAGGTGCCAAGCCGCTCGATGTCGGTATCCCCGCGCAGGTGTTCACGACCCGCGCGAGCATGCCGTACGAAGTGCGGGTCTGCGGTGCGCAGCCCGGGATCGTCACCGGCGGCGACGGGCTGTCGTACCACGTCGCCCACGGCCTTCAGGCGCTCCAGTGGGCCGACATCGTCTTCGTTCCCGGCTACCGGTTTCCCGACCGTGACGACCCACCGCGGGTCGTCGTCGACGCGCTGATCGCCGCCCACGACCGGGGCGCGCGGCTCGCGGCCATCTCGACCGGGGCCTTCGCGGTCGCCGCCACGGGACTGCTCGACGGCAAGCGCGCCACGACGCACTGGCACTACACACGGGCACTCGCGGCGAAGCGCCCCCTGGTCCGGGTCGACGAGAACGTCCTGTTCGTGGACGAGGGCAGCGTGCTGACGTCGGCGGGCGCCGCCTCCGGCATCGACCTGTGCCTGCACATCCTCCGCGGCGATCTCGGGGTCTCCGCGTCGAACCACGCGGCCCGACGCCTGGTGGCGGCCCCCTACCGCAGCGGTGGCCAGGCCCAGTACGTGCCGCGCAGCGTGCCGGAGCCGCTCGGCGAACGGTTCGCCGCCACCCGCGAGTGGGCACTGCACCGGCTCGGTGAGCCGCTCACCCTCGACATGCTCGCCCGGCACGCGGCGGTGTCGCCGCGCACGTTCTCACGACGCTTCGTCGAGGACACGGGATACACACCGATGCAGTGGGTCATGCGCGCCCGTATCGACATGGCGCGCGAGCTGCTGGAACGTTCACAGCTCGGTGTCGAGCAGATCGCCGCCGACGTCGGCCTCGGCACCGGTGTGAACCTGCGGCTCCACTTCCAGCGCCTGCTCGACACCACGCCGAGCGAGTACCGGAGGACCTTCGCCCAGGGCGAGTAG
- a CDS encoding NUDIX hydrolase: MRIPGQAAGVAVLDPTGWIFMFRYDNEEVGVHWAMPGGGLDIGESPLRAAVRELREETGWTDIHVDGTTLCSWEHDFTRAGVPVRQHEYIFLTRGPRRDPIGDLTESHAADKILRWRWWSPDELAGAHEPLWPPHLPELLADVRRRGAPAAPIDLGHVRTGAVGRG, from the coding sequence ATGCGGATACCCGGACAGGCAGCCGGAGTCGCGGTCCTGGACCCCACGGGGTGGATCTTCATGTTCCGGTACGACAACGAGGAAGTCGGTGTCCACTGGGCGATGCCCGGCGGTGGTCTGGACATCGGTGAGTCGCCCCTGCGGGCCGCTGTGCGTGAGTTGCGTGAGGAGACCGGGTGGACCGACATCCACGTGGACGGCACCACGTTGTGCTCGTGGGAACACGATTTCACGAGGGCCGGTGTGCCGGTCCGCCAGCACGAGTACATCTTCCTCACGCGAGGACCCCGCCGGGACCCGATCGGTGACCTCACCGAATCGCACGCGGCGGACAAGATCCTCCGGTGGCGATGGTGGTCGCCCGACGAACTGGCCGGTGCGCACGAGCCGTTGTGGCCTCCGCACCTTCCTGAACTGCTCGCCGATGTACGGAGACGCGGCGCACCGGCGGCCCCCATCGACCTCGGGCACGTCAGGACCGGGGCGGTCGGCAGAGGCTGA